ACATTAAGTACAGGAGGCGATTAAAAATGAAACCAGTATATAAAGAATTTCAAAATGACGAAGAAGTGGTAACAGCAGTTAACGCTCTTAAATCACAAGGTGTAGATGAGGATAATATCTACGTTATTACACATGATGATGACCGAACAAACCGTGTGGCAGATAACGCAGATGCCAATACTGTAGGTGTAAGCGAAACCGGTCTAGGTACATCAATTAAAAACGTATTCCGTAAAAAAGGTGACGAGCTTCGTGCAAAATTTGAGGAACTTGGATTTAGTGCTGATGAAGCGAAATTACTAGAGGACAAGCTAGACCAAGGACAAATTATCCTTGCAATTAAGGATGCACCATCAACACTAACACTCTAAAATGCAAAAAGAGGCTGGGACAAAACCCAGTAAAGTGACTAAATGAAATAGACAGGCATCTTCGGATTTTCCGAAGATGCCTGTCTACTTTTTATAGATAAATCATTGGTTTTTAGAAGCAAAATAAGGACCCCTCTGATAGAATTAAGTTACCACACAAAACCCAAAGGGGGATCCTTATGTTTAAACAGTATACCATGCATGATGTCATTTTACCGCTTGATTTAGAAAGAAAATTACCGAAAAATGATATTGCTTTCACCGTGAACACTCTAGTTGAAAGTATCCCAGACGAAGCCTTCGACGCTTTCCTCCGGAAAACGGGACATCCTGCTTATCATCCTCGTATGATGATGAAAATTATTTTGTGCGCCT
The nucleotide sequence above comes from Alkalicoccobacillus plakortidis. Encoded proteins:
- a CDS encoding general stress protein, giving the protein MKPVYKEFQNDEEVVTAVNALKSQGVDEDNIYVITHDDDRTNRVADNADANTVGVSETGLGTSIKNVFRKKGDELRAKFEELGFSADEAKLLEDKLDQGQIILAIKDAPSTLTL